One window of the Shewanella maritima genome contains the following:
- a CDS encoding DoxX family protein: MQALANLYQSILNKLRHFDGLAPLALRIYLAPVLMQAGYTKLSAFEDTAAWFGNPDWGLGLPMPEVMVALAAGTEFFGGILLLIGLATRVVAIPMMFTMLVAAFAVHWENGWLAIADSSSWLANESVLAAGDKLAMAKSILQEHGNYEWLTSSGSFVILNNGIEFAITYFVMLLALLMTGGGRYTSVDHLLANKYLKPE, translated from the coding sequence ATGCAAGCACTTGCGAACTTATACCAATCAATACTCAATAAACTGCGTCACTTTGATGGACTAGCACCGCTGGCGCTGCGAATTTATTTAGCGCCAGTATTGATGCAAGCAGGTTACACCAAACTGAGCGCATTTGAAGATACTGCTGCCTGGTTTGGTAACCCTGATTGGGGCTTAGGCTTGCCAATGCCTGAAGTGATGGTCGCGCTGGCGGCGGGGACTGAGTTTTTTGGCGGTATTTTATTGTTGATTGGATTAGCAACACGTGTAGTGGCGATCCCTATGATGTTTACCATGTTGGTGGCTGCATTTGCGGTGCATTGGGAAAACGGTTGGTTAGCGATAGCGGATAGCAGCTCGTGGCTCGCGAATGAAAGTGTGCTTGCTGCAGGGGATAAACTAGCAATGGCGAAGTCGATTTTGCAAGAACACGGTAACTACGAATGGCTAACTAGCTCAGGTAGTTTTGTGATTTTAAATAATGGTATTGAGTTTGCGATAACCTATTTTGTAATGCTGTTAGCCTTGCTGATGACTGGTGGTGGTCGTTACACCAGCGTAGATCACCTGCTAGCGAACAAGTACTTAAAGCCAGAATAA
- the pnuC gene encoding nicotinamide riboside transporter PnuC, with translation MVDTLLQAANEISVMTVWELIAVILAVAYLALAMKTSKWCWHAAFISTAIYTVLFWQVSLLMESVLNVYYMAMAVYGYWLWAQKPKTEADSTPSTDNKQDGSLIESWSLAKHGVVIAITGAVSLLLGYLMATYTQASFAYLDAATTCFAVMTTYLVAKKVLENWIYWVVIDLVSIYLYFQKGLMLTTVLFVGYVFMAVAGYFMWRKRYLAQTAINPNLATA, from the coding sequence ATGGTAGATACTTTATTACAAGCTGCGAATGAAATCAGCGTGATGACCGTGTGGGAGTTGATTGCGGTGATTTTAGCGGTTGCCTATCTGGCGTTAGCAATGAAAACGAGTAAGTGGTGTTGGCACGCGGCCTTCATCAGCACGGCGATTTATACCGTATTATTTTGGCAAGTATCCTTGCTAATGGAGTCGGTGCTTAACGTTTACTATATGGCGATGGCTGTTTATGGTTATTGGCTTTGGGCGCAAAAACCAAAGACGGAGGCTGATAGCACGCCGAGCACGGACAACAAGCAAGATGGCTCTTTGATCGAATCCTGGTCTTTAGCCAAACATGGGGTAGTTATTGCCATTACTGGAGCTGTTTCTTTGCTGCTAGGTTATTTGATGGCAACCTATACCCAGGCTTCATTTGCTTATTTAGATGCTGCCACAACCTGCTTTGCGGTGATGACAACTTACCTAGTGGCTAAAAAAGTGCTGGAAAACTGGATTTATTGGGTAGTCATCGACCTAGTCAGTATTTATTTATACTTCCAAAAAGGGTTGATGCTAACCACAGTATTATTTGTCGGTTATGTGTTTATGGCGGTTGCCGGATACTTTATGTGGCGCAAACGCTACTTGGCTCAAACCGCAATTAACCCAAATTTAGCAACAGCGTAG
- a CDS encoding YkoF family thiamine/hydroxymethylpyrimidine-binding protein, translating to MKLTVEISMYPFNENYIDPIKWFISRLDKYDNIQRVTNAMATQVCGNYDDVMQMLNVEMQAAHEKWGKAVFVCKFIGGELNLSHSE from the coding sequence ATGAAACTGACCGTTGAAATCAGCATGTATCCGTTTAATGAAAACTATATTGATCCAATCAAATGGTTTATCTCGCGCCTTGATAAATACGACAATATTCAGCGTGTAACTAATGCGATGGCGACACAAGTTTGTGGCAATTATGATGATGTGATGCAAATGCTCAATGTTGAAATGCAAGCTGCACATGAAAAGTGGGGCAAGGCAGTATTTGTATGTAAGTTTATTGGCGGTGAATTAAACCTAAGTCACAGCGAGTAA
- a CDS encoding NAD(P)H nitroreductase, producing MDAKTLLLTRQSTPRLAAPAPTQEQLDFILDAAIRVPDHCGLTPWEFIIAEGEGLDKLGAVLSQAAIDKGADQAFIEKASKMPHRAPMVITVVSKIQSHPKVPELEQHLAAGCATLAMQQAAFALGLGAIWRTGDFAFNPSVNKGLGIADTDQVIGFLYIGTPVTSANIKPQKSGREFVRHL from the coding sequence GTGGACGCAAAAACACTGCTATTAACTCGTCAATCTACCCCTAGACTTGCTGCTCCAGCACCCACTCAAGAGCAATTAGATTTTATTTTAGATGCGGCAATTCGGGTGCCAGATCATTGTGGATTAACGCCATGGGAGTTCATTATTGCCGAGGGTGAAGGCCTCGATAAGCTAGGTGCAGTGTTGTCGCAAGCGGCAATCGATAAAGGTGCTGACCAAGCCTTTATTGAGAAGGCGAGCAAGATGCCTCACCGCGCACCAATGGTGATCACTGTGGTATCGAAAATTCAATCTCATCCGAAAGTACCTGAGCTTGAGCAGCATTTAGCGGCTGGTTGTGCCACTCTTGCGATGCAACAAGCTGCGTTTGCCTTAGGATTAGGAGCCATTTGGCGTACTGGTGATTTTGCTTTCAATCCAAGTGTTAACAAAGGTTTGGGTATTGCTGACACCGATCAAGTCATTGGCTTTTTGTATATCGGCACGCCTGTCACCAGCGCAAATATCAAGCCACAGAAATCAGGTCGGGAGTTTGTGCGTCATTTGTAA
- a CDS encoding phosphotransferase, with protein MFIELIKPYLTHAQLKCVQTMPAALVESLEQSCQQVSALSHGLSNDNFRLHCIGGDKVLRINRQTSEWCDRALEVETWQLAYAQELAPKLLWHAADYQTYLSEFIVPQQASNLDEDTINDWSSLYAERGCRQIFSTFVPDEREQKSFTAVLLASMLTELHSLPLPSKAISTSEQYQNYWQRLLARKARLEAASQTDDAAKSATEWLALFKQLKEMQPRVEGWLAQMDASLIKPCYCHLDLNPYNILPNTTVCGQPRLQCIDFEYAIASHPLFDLASVIATHDLDAHATQQLISDYLSSTIAQSHLTNDAVSAIESAVNLFWLFAVMWALLMFDMALYESHLDEIHRDETQSDKSLTYLDYAKQYLTLIAMR; from the coding sequence GTGTTCATTGAACTTATCAAGCCTTACCTTACTCACGCTCAGCTTAAGTGTGTGCAAACCATGCCCGCAGCGCTAGTTGAGTCACTTGAGCAAAGCTGTCAGCAGGTGTCGGCTTTGTCCCACGGGTTGAGCAATGACAATTTTCGCTTGCACTGCATCGGTGGCGATAAGGTGCTGCGCATTAACCGTCAGACTAGTGAGTGGTGTGATAGGGCGCTTGAAGTTGAGACCTGGCAGCTTGCCTATGCACAAGAATTGGCGCCAAAGCTATTATGGCATGCTGCCGACTATCAAACTTATTTAAGCGAGTTTATCGTACCGCAACAAGCTTCAAATCTAGATGAAGATACAATCAACGATTGGTCTAGCCTGTATGCAGAGCGTGGCTGTAGGCAAATTTTTTCTACGTTTGTACCCGATGAACGCGAGCAGAAGAGCTTCACCGCAGTGTTACTCGCGAGCATGTTAACTGAGCTTCATAGTCTGCCTTTGCCAAGTAAGGCCATTTCCACATCAGAGCAATATCAAAACTATTGGCAGAGGCTTTTGGCGAGAAAAGCTCGGTTAGAGGCGGCATCTCAAACAGATGACGCGGCAAAATCAGCAACTGAATGGCTAGCGCTATTTAAGCAACTCAAAGAAATGCAGCCGCGGGTTGAGGGCTGGCTCGCGCAAATGGATGCCAGCTTGATTAAACCGTGTTATTGCCACCTAGATTTAAACCCTTACAACATTTTACCTAACACCACAGTTTGTGGTCAGCCGCGACTGCAATGCATTGATTTTGAATATGCTATTGCCAGTCATCCTTTGTTTGACCTTGCCTCTGTGATTGCTACTCATGATTTAGATGCTCATGCTACTCAGCAGTTAATTAGCGATTATCTGTCATCTACAATCGCACAATCACATCTTACAAATGATGCTGTCAGTGCCATTGAAAGCGCAGTAAATCTATTTTGGCTATTTGCAGTCATGTGGGCGTTATTGATGTTTGATATGGCTCTTTACGAAAGCCATCTTGATGAAATCCATCGTGACGAAACCCAAAGCGATAAGAGCCTTACATACCTTGATTATGCTAAGCAATACTTAACTTTAATTGCTATGCGCTAA